The following are encoded in a window of Roseimaritima ulvae genomic DNA:
- a CDS encoding glycosyltransferase family 2 protein, whose protein sequence is MESEPSAAMPPFVIAGESAAEDVKLQWTDAYVSRCEALLGEAICRRMGIFRLPAEFCLSVIVPVFNEASTIAAVVERLEGTGLPLEILLVNDGSSDGSGEVLDRLAGREGVRVIHHDENRGKGAAIRTGLQAATGDCVIIQDADLEYDPEDFRLLLQPLVAGEADVVYGTRYGHSDRHISPWWHQAANGLVTGLANLATGLKLNDVETCYKLAGRETWQSITPRLRENRFGFEIESTAYFARQRLRFAQRPIRYHQRWYDEGKKIGWKDGVRALWCIFLYGLLRRG, encoded by the coding sequence ATGGAATCTGAACCCTCCGCGGCGATGCCGCCGTTTGTGATCGCAGGGGAATCGGCCGCCGAGGACGTGAAGCTGCAATGGACCGACGCTTATGTGAGTCGCTGTGAGGCCCTGTTGGGGGAGGCGATCTGTCGGCGAATGGGGATCTTTCGGCTGCCCGCCGAGTTTTGTCTATCGGTGATCGTGCCCGTGTTCAACGAAGCCAGCACGATCGCCGCGGTCGTGGAGCGGCTGGAAGGCACCGGTCTGCCGTTGGAGATCCTGTTGGTCAACGATGGCAGCAGCGATGGCAGCGGCGAAGTGCTCGATCGCCTGGCCGGCCGCGAGGGCGTGCGGGTGATTCATCACGACGAAAATCGCGGCAAGGGAGCGGCGATCCGCACCGGGCTGCAGGCCGCGACGGGCGATTGCGTGATCATTCAAGACGCCGATCTGGAATATGACCCCGAAGACTTTCGGTTGCTGTTGCAGCCCCTGGTCGCTGGCGAGGCCGACGTGGTCTATGGAACTCGCTATGGCCACAGCGATCGGCATATTTCACCCTGGTGGCATCAAGCGGCCAATGGGCTGGTGACGGGGCTGGCCAATCTGGCGACCGGGCTGAAGCTCAATGACGTCGAGACCTGTTACAAGCTGGCGGGGCGCGAAACCTGGCAGTCGATCACGCCTCGACTGCGTGAAAATCGGTTCGGTTTTGAAATCGAATCCACCGCCTATTTCGCTCGTCAGCGGCTGCGGTTCGCCCAGCGGCCGATCCGCTACCATCAACGCTGGTATGACGAGGGCAAGAAAATCGGTTGGAAAGACGGCGTCCGGGCGCTGTGGTGCATCTTCCTGTACGGCCTCCTGCGTCGCGGTTGA
- a CDS encoding response regulator — translation MFIESTTNAPMEILLVEDGLLDARITIHALRRSGLRHRLTLVRTAREATDFLGRQGVFARAPQPDLLLLDLTLPDGDGISILQTMRKLQAGSLVSTPVVVLTASDDEQTRARCTAIGVDDFIGKPVDEDKFLAVVRGHEQLMKFSIPEVVA, via the coding sequence ATGTTTATTGAATCCACGACAAACGCACCGATGGAAATCTTATTGGTCGAAGACGGCCTGTTGGATGCGCGGATCACGATCCACGCCTTGCGCCGCAGTGGGCTGCGCCATCGTTTGACCTTGGTCCGTACGGCTCGTGAAGCGACCGACTTTTTGGGCCGCCAAGGCGTCTTCGCGCGAGCTCCCCAGCCGGACTTGTTGTTGTTGGATTTGACCCTCCCCGATGGCGATGGAATCTCGATCCTGCAAACCATGCGAAAGCTGCAAGCAGGCTCGCTGGTATCCACTCCGGTCGTGGTGCTGACCGCTTCGGACGATGAACAAACCCGAGCCCGCTGCACCGCCATCGGCGTCGACGACTTCATCGGCAAACCGGTCGATGAAGACAAATTTCTTGCCGTCGTCCGCGGCCACGAACAGCTGATGAAATTCAGCATTCCCGAAGTCGTCGCTTAG
- a CDS encoding PEP-CTERM sorting domain-containing protein — MFSLFKENLPRFVFAKRIAMVVVLVMFAAPSSDAGILTYDQDVSPDVIVGTNVANGGFTVDRSNGIEVGLRAKVRFNANNQAENTFNSNGDGSYTFEAGQPAGTGFSFAPNSSSTAVWSFDWSINSNFGGVTDKKLDQYRYELAIDFNPATAITPANVLTFDPINGPDPSNGQNWFDHAFGDNTTTEATRTVGNAGNYAGLITTKNVAQNSWNMEFFDVPTSTTYFFDANVPGTFDISLSVFELGGLSPLPLASTQITVHSTLSSASATVPEPASMLTFAGLGLCALGVRRKRRRSQADVR, encoded by the coding sequence ATGTTTAGTTTGTTTAAAGAGAATCTGCCGCGTTTCGTATTTGCGAAACGCATTGCCATGGTAGTGGTGTTGGTCATGTTCGCAGCGCCGTCGAGCGACGCCGGGATTTTGACGTATGATCAGGACGTTTCGCCGGATGTGATAGTTGGGACGAACGTGGCAAACGGCGGATTTACCGTCGATCGCAGTAATGGCATCGAAGTGGGGTTGCGTGCAAAGGTGCGGTTCAATGCCAACAACCAAGCTGAAAATACTTTTAATAGCAACGGTGATGGAAGCTACACCTTTGAAGCCGGTCAACCTGCCGGGACCGGATTCAGTTTTGCTCCGAATTCGTCCAGTACCGCAGTGTGGAGCTTTGATTGGTCTATCAATTCAAACTTCGGTGGTGTAACCGATAAGAAATTGGATCAGTATCGATACGAATTAGCAATTGATTTTAATCCTGCGACTGCGATTACTCCAGCAAACGTTCTGACATTCGATCCAATCAACGGTCCAGATCCAAGTAATGGTCAAAATTGGTTTGATCATGCATTCGGTGATAATACCACCACCGAGGCAACCCGAACTGTAGGAAATGCGGGAAACTACGCTGGCTTAATCACGACTAAAAACGTTGCCCAGAATTCATGGAACATGGAATTCTTTGACGTGCCTACTAGCACCACATATTTCTTTGATGCCAATGTTCCGGGGACTTTTGATATTTCTCTAAGTGTCTTTGAGTTAGGCGGGCTCAGTCCCCTGCCATTGGCGAGCACTCAGATCACGGTCCATTCTACGCTCAGTTCTGCTAGCGCCACGGTTCCGGAACCGGCTTCGATGTTGACCTTTGCTGGGCTTGGTCTGTGTGCTTTGGGAGTGCGACGTAAGCGTCGACGTAGCCAAGCTGACGTACGTTAG